The Dietzia sp. ANT_WB102 region GTGCTGCTCGCGATTGTCGTGATGGACGCCGGCTACCTCACGGCCCAACTCGAGCGGCCAGTCACCGCCCTCGACTACGTCCACCTGGCCTGGCTCTCCAGCAGTCTCGGGGCGTTCGCCGGCGCGCTCGGGTCGAACTTCGACGACGAGGACGCGGTCCGCGAGGCCACCTACAGTCTCCGCTGGCACGAGCGGCGGAAGCTGTTCGATAGCTACCAGGACGGTGAGGGCGACCGCGGGGAGCAGGAGGAGCAGAAGCGGATCGAGCGCGAGCACGACGACAGCGGCGGGAACGGGAACGGCGAGGAGGGCGGCACCGGAGGGTCTCGCGAGGTGGAGGACGGCCGACCGAAGGGGTAGACAGGGAGACATGACGACCGCTGCACCGACCGATTACGCTGCCTCTCGGCCCTCCACGGTTACCGCGCCGCGGCTGCCCGCAGCTTGTGGCCCGTTGTCGGACGCGGTCATCGAGGTGCTGTCGACGGGGCGCACGGACGCGCTGCCGACCGTGTCGGCGGACACCGATCCGCTGGGGCGGGATCTGCAACTCGCCTTGTACACCCTGTACGAGTTGCACTACCGGGGCTTCGACGGGGTGGACCCCGAGCTCGAGTGGGAGCCCGACGTCCTGCGGATGCGGCGGGACCTCGAGAGGGTGTTCCTCGGGCACCTGCGCTCCGCCGTCGAGCCGGGTGATGATCCGGTGGCCGAGATGGACGCACTGTCGGTGGAGGCTACTTCCGGCACCGGCCCGTCCTGGTTTTTCAAGGACGAGGGTTCGTGGGACCAGATGCGCGAGTACTTCGCCCACCGGTCGCTGTACCACCTCAAGGAGGGTGACCCGCACGCGTTCGTCATCCCGCGGCTGCAGGGGCAGGCCAAGGCGTCGTTCGTGGCCGTCGAGTTCGACGAGTTCGGCGGCGGCCGTGGCGAGCGTGTCCACCAACAGCTGTGGGCGGACCTCATGAGCGCCGCCGAGCTGGACCCGACCTATCTGGGGTACATCGACCGGGTGTCCGCAGAGACGCTGTCGACGGTCAATCTCATGTCGATGTTCGGGCTGCACCGGTCGCTTCGCGGCGCCGCGATCGGCCACTTCGCGGCGATCGAGATCACCTCGTCGCCGGGGTCGGCACGGCTGGTGGCCGGGCTTCGGCGGATGGGCGCTCCGGAGGAGTGCGTCCACTTCTACGCCGAGCACGTGGAGGCTGACGCGGTCCACGAGCAGGTCATGCGTCACGACGTCGTGGGCGACCTCGTGCGGCGCGAGCCAGGTCTGGCCAGCGACGTGGTGTTCGGGATGCGCACGCTCGACTACCTCGACGAGCTGGCGGCGGAGAAGATGCTCGCGGCCTGGCGTCGCGGGGAGTCCTCGCTGCTGCCCTGAACCGCCGGACGGTGTGGCGGTCGGTTCAGCCGTCGCTGTCGGTCGAGTCGGTGGGTCGCACCTTGCGGCGGTGGCTGGTGTCGCACAGCGGGTAGGTCTTGCTGCGCCGACAGGTGCATACCGCGACCATGAAGCGGTCCGAGCACACGCGCTCACCGTCGGGCGTGGTCATGTCGACCGGGCCCTCGATAAGTATCGGGCCCCCGGGCACAATTCGTACCCGCCGGGCGTCCCGCTCAGCTGCGGTCACCGCGGATCACCACCAGTTCCTCCTCGCGTCGGCCGGGTTCAAGCAGGCCGGCGGCCTCGAGCCGCTCGGCGTACGAGGTCATGACGGGGCCAAAGGCCACGATGCGGGCGGCGACCTCGCGGGCGGTGAACCCGGACTCCTCGAGCCTACGGATGGTCTGCGGAGGGTCGGAGAACTCCGAGTGCACGATCAGCATGCTCCCGCCGGGCGCGACCAGGTCGGGGGCCAGGTCGCACAACTGGTCCAGCACGACGCGGCCGTTGGCGCCCGCGTCCCACGCCCGATTCGGTCCGGTGCCCTCGAGTGGGGCGTCGGAGGGGACGTACGGCGGGTTGGACACCACCACGTCGAACGGCCCAGCCCGGCGGGCGTCGTCGAGGGTGCCCTGCCGAACGTCCACCGCCACGCCGGCGCGCTCGGCGTTGCTCGACGCGCACGCGACTGCCGCGGGGGAGATGTCGTAGGCGAGCACTTCGCGGGCGCCCTTGAGTGCGGCCTCGACGGCCAGGATGCCGCTGCCCGTACAGATGTCGACGACTCGTCTGCCCGCGACAAGGTCGCTTTCGTCGAGTGCCTGGCAGAGGAGCCAGGAGTCGGCTTGCGGCGCGTAGACACCGTCGTCCACCTGGATGTGGGCGAACCGGGTCTGGGTCATCGGGGCCTCCGGTTTAGCTTTGGGACAGATCGTGCTCAGTCAATATCCGAAGGGCGGTACCTGCAACCGAAGAAGACCCTCGGCGAGCCGGAATGGGCAGCGAGGGTAGGGGGCCTACTGCCAGTAGAGACCGCCGGGCACGTCGCCCCCGCCCGTGAGGCGGCAGGTGAGCACGCCGCCGTCGGCGCCGGTCACGGCGAGGCCCTCCTGGGAGCACGGTCCGCCGGGGCGGGCCTGCCCCGTGGCGTCTGCGGCCGCGCCTTCACCCGCTGATGGAAGCCACAGCGGGCCGGCGCCGCCCGGGTCCTCGGTGCAGAACAGCGCGGAGCCGTCCTCGGCCTGGGCGACTTCGCCGAGCATGTGGCACGGCCCCCCGGTGCCCACGACGTTGGCGGGAAGCTCCGGCGCGGGGACCGGGGCGACGAGCGGGGCGGGCACTGGCGGCGCGGAGGCGGGCTCCGCGGTCCGAGGGGCCGTCGTGGCGGGGGCCGGGGTCGATGATGATGACGACGACGAGGTGCTTGTCTGCGTCGTCGGCGGGGTGACGGGGTCGTCCCCGGGGTCGGCGGAACAGGCCCCGAGTGCCACGCCGGCCGCCACCGCGAGTGCGATGACGGCCGGGACACTGCGACGTCCCGGGGAGGTGTGCGGGTGGCTCGTCGCTGTGCGGTTCATACGATCCTTCTGCTGTGCTGGTCAGGCTCCGATGATGAAGGCTTCGAGCTCGGTGCGGGCCTTGTCGTCTGCCATCTGCACCGGCGGCGACTTCATGAGGTACGCCGAGGCGGGCAGGATCGGTCCGCCGATGCCACGGTCCTTGGCGATCTTGGCCGCGCGGACGGCGTCGATGATGATGCCCGCCGAGTTGGGCGAGTCCCACACCTCGAGCTTGTACTCGAGGTTGATCGGGGCGTCACCGAACGCGCGTCCCTCGAGACGAACGTACGCCCACTTGCGGTCGTCGAGCCACTCCACGTAGTCGGAGGGGCCGATGTGGACGTTGCGGTCGTGGATCTTGTCCTTGAGCGAGCCCTCGAGGTTGGAGGTCACGGCCTGGGTCTTGGAGACCTTCTTCGACTCGAGGCGGTCGCGCTCGAGCATGTTCTTGAAGTCCATGTTGCCGCCGACATTGAGCTGGTAGGTGCGGTCCAGTGCGACGCCGCGGTCCTCGAAGAGCTTGGCCATGACGCGGTGGGTGATGGTGGCGCCGACCTGGCTCTTGATGTCGTCACCGACGATCGGGACGCCCGCGCTGCGGAACTTCTCGGCCCATTCCGGGTCCGAGGCGATGAACACGGGCAGAGCGTTGACGAAGGCTACGCCGGCGTCGATGCAGCACTGCGCGTAGAACTTGTCGGCCTCTTCCGAGCCGACGGGCAGGTAGCTGACGACGACGTCGACCTCGGCGTCACGAAGGGCCTGCACCACGTCGACGGGATCAGCGGAGGATTCCTCGATCGTCTCGCGGTAGTACTTGCCCAGGCCGTCGAGCGTGGGCCCGCGCTGGACGTTGACGCCGGTCGGCGGGACGTCGCAGATCTCGATGGTGTTGTTCTCTGAGGCGCGGATGGCCTCGGCGAGGTCCATGCCGACCTTCTTGCCGTCGACGTCGAACGCCGCGACGAACTCCACGTCGTTGACGTGGTAGTCGCCGAACTTGACGTGCATGAGGCCGGGGACGGTCGAGTCGATCGCCGCGTCCTTGTAGTACTCCACGCCCTGCACGAGCGAGGACGCACAGTTGCCGACGCCGACGATCGCGACGCGCACCTTCTGGTCGGTCATTGGGGTTCTCCTTGTGATGGGTTCTCTGTCCGGATGAGCTCGTTGATCCAGCGCAGCTCGCGCTCGCTGGTCTCCAACCCGAGCAACGTGAGTTGCCGGGCGTACCGCAGTTCGGTGGGGCCGGTGCGGGCGGCGGCGTCGCGCTGTCCCTCGCGACGCTCCTCCAGCACCCGGCGCCGACCCTCGAGCAACCGCACCCGGGCGGGCCCGGGAGTGCGGTCGAAGAACGCGAGGTGGACGCCGAAGCCGTCGTCGGCGAACGACGCCGCCGCCGGCTCGTCGAGCAGGGCAGCCAACGTTTCCTTGCCGCGGGAGGTGATGCGGTAGGTTTTCCGGCCGCGCCGCGCGGTGGCGGGCGGACGGGTGGCGGTGGCGGCCGAGGAGTCCTCGACGATGTCACCCTGCTGCTGGAGGCGGCGCAGCGTGGGATAGAGGGAGCCGAAGGACACGGTCCGGACCGTCCCGAGCATCTCGGAGAGCCGCTTGCGCAACTCGTAGCCGTGCATCGGGCGCTCGTCGAGCAAACCCAGGATGGCCAGTTCGAGCACTCCTTCTCCCCCTTTCCGCGACTCGGGCGTGCGTGTGTCATGCGACAGAGACCGACTGTACACCTGCTGATGTATCGAGCCGATATACCGGTGTGTGACATCGCCCCGACGCGTCGCCGGCATCCTCTGTCCGGCCCGACCCGGGCACGCGGCGGGAGCCGTACGCTTGACGACGTGGACCAGGCCGACTCCCGCTCCCCGCGACCCGGCCCCCCGCCGGGGGCCGAGGATGCCACCGGCCGTACGGCGCTCCAGCGTCGACGGGTGGTGGACTTCGCCCTGCGCCGCCGAGGGGTCCTCAAGGAGCTGCGGGAGGGGGCGCTCTCGCTCCGTGAGGTGTGCGACGCCGACGTCTACCTTCTCCGGGCCGCAGGATTCCACGGCGTGGAGACGGAGACGGTCTGCCCGGTGTGCCGAAAGGAGAATCTCACCGAGGTCTCCTGGGTGTTCGGGGACGACCTGGGCACCGCGTCCGGTTCCGCCCGCGGGCAGGACGAGATCGAGCAGTTCGCCCTCACCCACGACGGCTTCACCGTCCATGTGGTCGAAGTGTGCCGCAGCTGCTCCTGGAACCACCTCATCCTCTCCTATGAGGTGGGGCTCACTCCGGGGACCGGAAAACGTGTGCGACGGGCGGCGCGGGAGCTCGGGCGACACCGCTGACCCCCTCGCGGAGGGCCCGGCGACGGTTCCGAAGTACAGAATCGGCCGCATTTTCGTACACAATGGTCGACAGAGCACCGCAACCGGGGACTCCCGGGCCTATCGGGTCGGCTCGCAGGAGGGTAGAACATGACGCAGAGTGGCAGGACGAGTCGGTCCGCCGACGACGGTCAGCAAGAGAGCCCGGGCCGGCTCGGCTGGCCCCGTCGCCATCCGGTCTGGACGACGGTGATCCTCCTCGTCGTCGTCCTCCTCGTCATCCCGCTGACGATCGTCGGCATCACCTACAGCCGCACCGAGATCCCGAGCCCCGGCAGCGTCCGCACCGAGCAGATTTCGGAGATCTACCAGAGCGACGGCACGTCGATGATCGGCCGCATCGTCCCGCCTGAGGGCAACCGCACGCTCATCGAACTCGACGCGGTCCCCGTGCACGTGCGCAACGCGGTCATCGCAGCCGAGGACCGCAGCTTCTACACCAACGAGGGCTACGACCCCACCGGGATCGGCCGCGCGGTGATCGGGCAGCTCACCGGCGAGTCCGGCGCGGGCGGCGGTTCGACCATCACCCAGCAGTACGTCAAGAACACGATGGTCGGTGACGCGCCCACCTACGAGCGCAAGGCCAAAGAGCTCGTCATCGCAGCCAAGATGACCCGGAAGTGGTCCAAGGACCAGATCCTCGAGGCCTACCTCAACACCATCTATTTCGGTCGCGGCGCCTACGGCATCGCCGCCGCGTCCACCGCGTACTTCAACAAGCCGGTCGAGGCGCTGACGGTCGAGGAGGGCGCGCTCCTCGCCGGTGTCATCCAGTCGCCCTCGGCACTGGACCCGCTCAACAACCAGGCCGCAGCGGAGGGCCGCTGGAACTACGTCATGGACGGCATGCGGGAGATGGGTGCGATCGACGCCCAGCAGCGCGGAAACGCCATGTTCCCCCAGGTCGTCGAAGACCCGCAGGCGATCGAGCAGAACGTCGGCGACCCCAGCAACGGCCCGATCCGCCGCCAGGTACTGGCCGAACTCGCACAGTCCGGGATCGACGAACAGATGCTCAACACCCGCGGACTGAAGATCATCACCACGATCGATCCCAAGACCCAGAGCTCGGTGGTCGACGCCGCCCGCACGAATATGCAGGGTGAGAACGCGGCCAACCGCACCGCAGTGGTCTCGATCAACCCGCGCACCGGCGGCGTGATCGGCTACTACGGTGGCGAGGAGGCCGAGGGCTGGGACTACGCCAACGCGCCCCTGCAGACCGGTTCGACGTTCAAGATCTTCGGCGTCGCAGCCGCACTCGAGCAGGGGATCGGCCTGGGGACGCAGGTCTCCTCCGCGCCGGTGACCACCGGAAATATCACAGTCACCAACGTCGACGGGCAGAGCTGCGGAACGTGCTCCATCTCGCAGGCCCTGAAGATGTCGCTCAACACCTCGTTCATCCGGATTCAGCGCATGCTGGACAACGGTGCCAACGACGTTCGCGACATGGCCCACCGCGTCGGCATTCCCAAGCAAATCCCGGGCCTGCCCTGGGAGACGCTGAGCGAGCAGGGTGAGGATCCCTACGACGGCCTCATCCTGGGCCAGTACCCGATCCGCGTCCGAGACATGGCCACCGGTCTGGCGACCTTCGCCGCGGAGGGCGTCCACAAGCCCACGCACTTCATCGAGCGGGTCGAGACCGCCGACGGCGAGGTGCTGCTGGACAACTCCTCCGTCGAGGGCGAGAAGGTGATCGACGCCGATGTCGCCAACAACCTCACCTCCGCGATGGAACCCATCGCCGCCTACTCCAGAGGGCACTCGCTGGCCGGCGGGCGACCGTCCGCCTCCAAGTCCGGCACCACACAGCTCGGCGAGACCGGCTACAACAAGGACGCCTGGTTCGTCGGTTACACCCCATCGATCGCCACCGCCGTGTGGGTCGGCACCGACGACAATGAGCCGCTTCTCAACGCGTGGGGCGGAACGATGTACGGCGCGTCGCTGCCCGCCGACATCTGGAAGTCCGCGATGGACGGCGCGCTGTCCGGTACCGAGTGGGAGTCCTTCCCGGACCCCGGGTACATCGGTGGTCAGGCGGGGGCGTCGCAGTGGGAGTCGGGTGGGACCAGCTCGGGCACGACGGGCGGGGCCGACACCCAAAGCTACGTACCCGAGACGAGTTCAGCACCGGCCCCGGTCGAGTCCGCGCCAGAGCCGGCGCCCGCGCCCCAGGCTCCCGGCCCGTTGACACTCCAGGTGCCCGGGCTGCCGGAGCTCGTCATCCCGGGCGCCGGTCCGCCGGGAGGTGCCGAACAGTCCCCCGCGGGCGGGGGCGCAGGTACCGGTGGTGGAGACGGCACCGGCGGAGGTGGCGGCGACGGCACCGGCGACGGCGCCTGACGGTAGGGCCCCTGCCGACTGAAATGCCGTGGTCCCGGATCCGAAATGCCGTGGACTAGGGTGTGACCGTGCAGAGCAACGGCCACATCTCCCCGCTGCCGCTCGATGATGACCTCCGCTCGCTGGAGCCGCACGAGCGGGTCCGCCCCGGCAACGGGGCCGGTGCGGAGGCGATCGCGGCGTGGGGCGGGCCGGTCGGTCGGCACGCGGCGGTCGGCCGGCAACGGTTCTGGACGCCATTGCGGGTGATCATGCTGCTCGCCGTGATCTTCCTGGCGTTCGGGTTCTTCTCTAAGGCTGCCTGCCTGGAAACGACTCATCCCACCGACGGTTCGCAGCCGGGCCTCAACTGGGACGGCCGCCAGTACTACAAGGCGTGTTACGCCGACCCGCTGCCCCTCTATTCGGCCGAGGGGTTGGACACCGGCGCCTTCCCGTACAAGTACATGTGGGTCACCGACGTCGGCGAGGTCCGGTACATGGAGTACCCCGTGCTGTCCGGGATGTTCCAATACGTCACGGCGCAGGCCGCGCAGGCCTGGCACGCGGTCTTCCCCGGCGGGCCCATCGAAGTGGTCAAGTACTTCCTCCTGGGCTGCATCCTGCTCGCATTCATGTGGATGGTCGCGGTGTGGGCCACCTACCGGTCCGCGGGTCGGCGTCCCTGGGACACGCTGCTCATGGCGGCCAGCCCGCTCGTCATCTTCCAGGCGTTCACCAACTACGACCTCATGGCGGTCGCGTTCGCGTCCGTCGCCCTGCTGCTGTGGGCTCGCCGCCGTCCGGTCTGGGCAGGCGTCGTCCTAGGCTTGGGCGTGGCCGCCAAGCTGTACCCGCTGTTCCTGTTCGGGGCCCTGCTGGTGCTGGCGCTGCGTCGGAGGCGCTTCGCCGAGCTGGGCAAGGCGGCCGCCGCAGCGGTGGTGGCGTGGCTGGCGGTGAACGTGCCGATCATGATCCCGTTCCCGCAGGGGTGGCGCGAGTTCTTCCGCCTCAACTCGGACCGGCCCGCCAATCCCGAGAGCATCTACGTGGCTCTGCAGACCCTCACCGGCTGGCAGGGATTCGACGCTGCCCGCGCAGCCGGGGAAGCGCCCGTGACCGTGAACACTGTGTCGTTGGTGCTGTTCGCGCTCGGCTGTCTCGCGGTGCTCGTCATCGGGCTCACCGCACCCACCACTCCCCGGGTGGCGCAGTTGGCATTCCTCATCGTGGCCTTCTTCCTGCTCACCAACAAGGTGTGGAGCCCGCAGTACTCGCTCTGGCTGGTCCCGCTCGCGGTACTCGCCGTTCCGCGCGTGCGACTGCTGCTGCCGTGGATGGCGTTCGACGCCCTGCTGTGGGTGGCCCACATGTCGTACTTCCACGGTGTGGAGAACAAGGGGATCGGTGCGGACGTGTTCCATCCGCTCGTTCTGGTCCGCGACCTGCTGGTTGTGGCCGTCTGCGCAGTGATCATCCTCGAGATCTACCGCCCCCACCTAGACCGCGTCCGCATGACGCACCAAGGCACGCCCGAGGGCCCGGACCCGCTAGCCGGGGTGCTCGCGGACCCGGACGAACCCCTGGTGGTCGCGCCGCCCCCTCGCGAGTTCGGGCTGACCGCCGACCGTGTCCCGCCCGGCTCCGGAAACGGATCCCGAGAACTATCCCTCTGACCACATTTCCCGAGCACATTCCCCCTGAGCACATTCCCCCTGAGCAGTCAGCCCCCGAGAACACACTCCCCGGAAAGAGGACGCCGCCCTATGAGTACCAGCGCCATGATCTGGATGTTCCTGTGCATCCTGATCGGATTCATCTGCATGGTCACTGCTGCCGGCGGTTACCGGGCCGGGTGGCGCCAGCCGGTCTGGATTGGCTGGACGGTGGCCGCGTTTCTGTTCCTCACCGTCATCCCGGTGTCGCAGGCCCTCACCATCGGACTCCAGCACGGCTGACCCCGGCCCCAGCCCAGCCCAGCTCCGGCCCCGCTTTCGGTGCGCCCGCCCACCCGTCCGCCGGACGCGCTGCCCCCCACCCCCCCTCGCACTACGCTGCCCCTCCGCGGGCCGGACGCGCTGCCCTTCCGGCTTACGCTGCCCGAATGCACACCTGAGGAGGGGTTGCGTTGGGGGAGTGGACCAAAGACGACGCGCAAGCCACGGGGCCAACGCACGCCACCCCGCTCACCCGCACAGAGCGAACGGTTCGATGTCCGGGAAGTATCGGCCCCACTCCTCGCCGGTGAGCTGCACGCCGCCGGCGCAGGCCTCGCTCTCCACCCGGTCCGGGTCGAGCTGCCACGCCCACATGGCGCCCTCGACACCGACCGCGAGAACGCCACCCGTGGGGGAGGCGCTGCGGCCCTGGTAGAGCAGTGGATCGGTGGTCGACCCCAGCGCCGCCCACGGCCGGGGCTCGGTGGGGTCTGACACGTCCATCACGATGACCTGCCCAGTGCTCGAGGTGAGCATGAGCAGGGAATCGTCCGCAGAGAAGGCGGTCCAGTAGATCTCCCCGGGCGGGGCCGTGAACGATGAGAGTTCACGGGGCGCGGAGGCGTCGTCCACGTCCCACAGCCGAATCGTCTTGTCGCCGCCGGACGTGGCCAGCATCGGCGAGCCGTGCGCATACCCGGCTGACGGTGAGGCCCCGATTCCGGTCGTGAGCCGGTGGGCGACGGTTGGCCGGTCGGGGTCGGTGGTGTCGAGAAGGACTGTCTCTGGCCCCAGCGTCGGGACGACAAGCTGGCGGGAGTCGGACGAGAATGCGGCCACCACGCACGGGTCCGGCAGTGGCACTTTCACCCGAAGTACGGGGTCTGCGGGGTCGGTGACGTCGATAAGGCCCAGGTCCGGGCTGGTGTCGCTGCACACTGCGAGGGTCCGCCCGTCGGGGCTGAGCGGGCTCGCCACCACCACGCCGGCGGTCACGGGGAGA contains the following coding sequences:
- a CDS encoding iron-containing redox enzyme family protein, producing the protein MTTAAPTDYAASRPSTVTAPRLPAACGPLSDAVIEVLSTGRTDALPTVSADTDPLGRDLQLALYTLYELHYRGFDGVDPELEWEPDVLRMRRDLERVFLGHLRSAVEPGDDPVAEMDALSVEATSGTGPSWFFKDEGSWDQMREYFAHRSLYHLKEGDPHAFVIPRLQGQAKASFVAVEFDEFGGGRGERVHQQLWADLMSAAELDPTYLGYIDRVSAETLSTVNLMSMFGLHRSLRGAAIGHFAAIEITSSPGSARLVAGLRRMGAPEECVHFYAEHVEADAVHEQVMRHDVVGDLVRREPGLASDVVFGMRTLDYLDELAAEKMLAAWRRGESSLLP
- a CDS encoding CDGSH iron-sulfur domain-containing protein — its product is MTAAERDARRVRIVPGGPILIEGPVDMTTPDGERVCSDRFMVAVCTCRRSKTYPLCDTSHRRKVRPTDSTDSDG
- a CDS encoding HemK2/MTQ2 family protein methyltransferase; this encodes MTQTRFAHIQVDDGVYAPQADSWLLCQALDESDLVAGRRVVDICTGSGILAVEAALKGAREVLAYDISPAAVACASSNAERAGVAVDVRQGTLDDARRAGPFDVVVSNPPYVPSDAPLEGTGPNRAWDAGANGRVVLDQLCDLAPDLVAPGGSMLIVHSEFSDPPQTIRRLEESGFTAREVAARIVAFGPVMTSYAERLEAAGLLEPGRREEELVVIRGDRS
- a CDS encoding inositol-3-phosphate synthase, whose amino-acid sequence is MTDQKVRVAIVGVGNCASSLVQGVEYYKDAAIDSTVPGLMHVKFGDYHVNDVEFVAAFDVDGKKVGMDLAEAIRASENNTIEICDVPPTGVNVQRGPTLDGLGKYYRETIEESSADPVDVVQALRDAEVDVVVSYLPVGSEEADKFYAQCCIDAGVAFVNALPVFIASDPEWAEKFRSAGVPIVGDDIKSQVGATITHRVMAKLFEDRGVALDRTYQLNVGGNMDFKNMLERDRLESKKVSKTQAVTSNLEGSLKDKIHDRNVHIGPSDYVEWLDDRKWAYVRLEGRAFGDAPINLEYKLEVWDSPNSAGIIIDAVRAAKIAKDRGIGGPILPASAYLMKSPPVQMADDKARTELEAFIIGA
- a CDS encoding PadR family transcriptional regulator; translation: MLELAILGLLDERPMHGYELRKRLSEMLGTVRTVSFGSLYPTLRRLQQQGDIVEDSSAATATRPPATARRGRKTYRITSRGKETLAALLDEPAAASFADDGFGVHLAFFDRTPGPARVRLLEGRRRVLEERREGQRDAAARTGPTELRYARQLTLLGLETSERELRWINELIRTENPSQGEPQ
- a CDS encoding DUF5318 family protein; amino-acid sequence: MVDFALRRRGVLKELREGALSLREVCDADVYLLRAAGFHGVETETVCPVCRKENLTEVSWVFGDDLGTASGSARGQDEIEQFALTHDGFTVHVVEVCRSCSWNHLILSYEVGLTPGTGKRVRRAARELGRHR
- a CDS encoding transglycosylase domain-containing protein, with translation MTQSGRTSRSADDGQQESPGRLGWPRRHPVWTTVILLVVVLLVIPLTIVGITYSRTEIPSPGSVRTEQISEIYQSDGTSMIGRIVPPEGNRTLIELDAVPVHVRNAVIAAEDRSFYTNEGYDPTGIGRAVIGQLTGESGAGGGSTITQQYVKNTMVGDAPTYERKAKELVIAAKMTRKWSKDQILEAYLNTIYFGRGAYGIAAASTAYFNKPVEALTVEEGALLAGVIQSPSALDPLNNQAAAEGRWNYVMDGMREMGAIDAQQRGNAMFPQVVEDPQAIEQNVGDPSNGPIRRQVLAELAQSGIDEQMLNTRGLKIITTIDPKTQSSVVDAARTNMQGENAANRTAVVSINPRTGGVIGYYGGEEAEGWDYANAPLQTGSTFKIFGVAAALEQGIGLGTQVSSAPVTTGNITVTNVDGQSCGTCSISQALKMSLNTSFIRIQRMLDNGANDVRDMAHRVGIPKQIPGLPWETLSEQGEDPYDGLILGQYPIRVRDMATGLATFAAEGVHKPTHFIERVETADGEVLLDNSSVEGEKVIDADVANNLTSAMEPIAAYSRGHSLAGGRPSASKSGTTQLGETGYNKDAWFVGYTPSIATAVWVGTDDNEPLLNAWGGTMYGASLPADIWKSAMDGALSGTEWESFPDPGYIGGQAGASQWESGGTSSGTTGGADTQSYVPETSSAPAPVESAPEPAPAPQAPGPLTLQVPGLPELVIPGAGPPGGAEQSPAGGGAGTGGGDGTGGGGGDGTGDGA
- a CDS encoding glycosyltransferase family 87 protein, whose protein sequence is MTVQSNGHISPLPLDDDLRSLEPHERVRPGNGAGAEAIAAWGGPVGRHAAVGRQRFWTPLRVIMLLAVIFLAFGFFSKAACLETTHPTDGSQPGLNWDGRQYYKACYADPLPLYSAEGLDTGAFPYKYMWVTDVGEVRYMEYPVLSGMFQYVTAQAAQAWHAVFPGGPIEVVKYFLLGCILLAFMWMVAVWATYRSAGRRPWDTLLMAASPLVIFQAFTNYDLMAVAFASVALLLWARRRPVWAGVVLGLGVAAKLYPLFLFGALLVLALRRRRFAELGKAAAAAVVAWLAVNVPIMIPFPQGWREFFRLNSDRPANPESIYVALQTLTGWQGFDAARAAGEAPVTVNTVSLVLFALGCLAVLVIGLTAPTTPRVAQLAFLIVAFFLLTNKVWSPQYSLWLVPLAVLAVPRVRLLLPWMAFDALLWVAHMSYFHGVENKGIGADVFHPLVLVRDLLVVAVCAVIILEIYRPHLDRVRMTHQGTPEGPDPLAGVLADPDEPLVVAPPPREFGLTADRVPPGSGNGSRELSL